In Ammospiza nelsoni isolate bAmmNel1 chromosome 20, bAmmNel1.pri, whole genome shotgun sequence, one DNA window encodes the following:
- the GTF3C5 gene encoding general transcription factor 3C polypeptide 5: MAAARQRGPRGSAVLELPRKPRLVCVEYPGLVRDVGAMLRTLGGEQGVSRIYADPAKRLELYFRPKDPYCHPVCANRFPTSTMLLRVTRRSRKKQQLDPEEQIQPEVQFEMDILGIVSTVYKFQGMSDFQYLAMHSGPDGKQTSMYDKVLMLKPEKEEFFNKDLPLYIPPPIFSRLDTPVDYFYRPDIQHREGYNNPQVSAENLIGLSRARRPHNAIFVNFDDEEIPTKPLDAAVQNWKKVCTNPVDKKVEEELRKLFEVRPVWSRNAVKANISVHPDKLKVLLPYLAYYMLTGPWRSLWVRFGYDPRKHPEAKIYQVLDFRIRCGMKYGYAATDMPVKAKRSTYNYSLPITVKKQGSHTVSVHDLKQGLGSAGTSGAKKSPSSRYKLKESVYIFREGALPPYRQMFYQLCDLNVESLQKIIHRNDGTESECTERDGWCLAKTSDDLRDSMSLMIKQIIRSTRPALFSNTTSSEDGKEQLAYESGEDEDDEEEEEEDFKPSDGSENEMETEILDYV, translated from the exons ATGGCGGCGGCGCGGCAGCGGGGCCCGCGGGGCTCGGccgtgctggagctgccccgcAAGCCGCGCCTGGTCTGCGTGGAGTACCCGGGGCTCGTCCGGGACGTCGGGGCTATGCTGCGGACgctgggaggagagcagggggTGTCGCGG ATCTACGCCGACCCTGCCAAAAGGCTGGAGCTGTATTTCCGCCCCAAGGACCCCTACTGCCACCCCGTGTGTGCCAACCGCTTCCCCACCTCCACCATGCTGCTCAGGGTcaccaggaggagcaggaagaagcagcagttggACCCCGAGGAGCAAATCCAGCCAGAAGTGCAGTTTGAGATGGACATTCTTGGGATTGTCAGCACTGTTTACAAATTTCAAG GAATGTCTGACTTCCAGTACCTGGCAATGCACTCTGGCCCTGATGGCAAGCAAACCTCCATGTATGACAAAGTCCTGATGCTCAAACCAGAGAAGGAAGAGTTTTTCAATAAAGATTTACCTCTTTACATCCCACCACCCATTTTCTCACGCCTGGACACTCCTGTGGACTATTTTTATCGCCCAGATATACAGCACAG GGAGGGCTACAACAATCCCCAGGTGTCTGCTGAGAACCTGAttggcctcagcagggcccgGCGCCCACACAACGCCATCTTTGTCAACTTTGATGATGAGGAAATCCCAACTAAGCCCCTGGATGCTGCTGTACAGAACTGGAAGAAAGTGTGCACCAATCCTGTGGATAAAAAGGTGGAGGAAGAGCTGAGAAAG CTCTTTGAGGTGCGTCCCGTGTGGTCTCGCAATGCAGTCAAAGCCAACATCAGTGTCCATCCAGACaagctgaaggtgctgctgccttATTTGGCCTATTACATG TTAACAGGTCCTTGGAGAAGCTTGTGGGTTAGGTTTGGGTATGACCCCAGGAAACACCCTGAAGCAAAGATTTATCAAGTGCTGGACTTCCGAATTCGCTGTGGAATGAAATATG GTTATGCTGCTACTGACATGCCTGTGAAAGCAAAACGGAGCACGTACAACTACAGCCTGCCCATCACTGTCAAGAAACAAG gaagtCACACAGTCAGTGTCCACGACCTGAAACAGGGGCTGGGTTCAGCTGGTACATCTGGGGCAAAAAAGTCCCCCTCCAGCAGGTATAAGCTGAAG gAATCTGTCTACATTTTCCGGGAAGGAGCCTTACCCCCTTACCGCCAGATGTTCTACCAGCTCTGTGACTTAAATGTGGAAAG CCTGCAGAAGATCATCCATCGGAATGACGGCACCGAGTCGGAGTGCACGGAGCGGGACGGGTGGTGCCTTGCCAAGACCAGTGATGACCTCAGGGACAGCATGTCCCTGATGATAAAGCAGATCATCAGATCCACCAGACCTG CTCTTTTCTCAAATACAACAAGCAGTGAAGATGGCAAAGAGCAGCTGGCATATGAgtctggagaggatgaggatgatgaagaggaggaggaagaggacttcaagccttctgatgggAGTGAAAATGAAATGGAGACAGAAATTCTGGACTATGTGTGA